ggtagGAGTATATACTAGGATATATGATGGCATTACCGTCGGAAACTCAACGACCGAATCCCTCTCTTCCCATGGAAAAAAAGAGCTCAACCACCGGGAACCGACCAAAGCTCGGAAGCTCGCCACATCAAGCTAGCGAATCTTTTCATTCTTAATTTTTCTAGGGCCTTTTCTTGCTTTGATTTGAATACTCACGTACATCACCTGAGTTACTACTGCAAAGCCTTTGTGCGACGCCATGACAAAAACAAGGCTAAAATGACGCACAAATCACTGGCTCGTCCCACACGGGCGCGCGCCCACACGCACAGTGACACCCTTGCCCGGAGTCTTCCCTCCCCGTCTCGGTTTCTCGCGTCCTCGCTATATAAAAACAAGCCATTGTCAAGCTCGCTTCTCCTGCCATTAGACCGCCCAGCTTCAACTCCTTCCTTCCACACACGCGGAACACAGCACAGGAAAGCGGAGACCTTCGACCTGCCAGCTGCTGCATGATGGCAAGGCGGCAGAGAGGATTCCGGCTCGGCCGGAAGCTGCTGGGCCTCTGGCGCCGGGCGCTCTGCAACCGCCGGCGACGCGGCTACGCCCGCCTGCAGCGGTGCCAGCTGGGAGCTGGCGCGAAGCCGTCCCACGCGGCCGTCGGGAGCgccaagcagcagcagcagctggtgGTGCTGCCGCGGGAGCGGGACGAGCCCCGGCGGATGCTGGGGTGGGGTCGGTCGCTGGCGCGGCggatgaggctcctgccgcggCGTGGCGAGCGGCTGCTGGAGGACGCCGGCGAGGCGACCACGCCCAAGGGGCAGGTGGCGGTGTACGTGGGCGGCGACGAGCCCGGCGGGGAGTCGATGAGGTACGTGGTGCCGGTGGTGTACTTCAACCACCCGCTCTTCGGGGAGCTGCTGCGCGAGGCCGAGGAGGAGTTCGGCTTCGAGCACCCCGGCGGGATCACCATCCCCTGCGCGGCCACGCGGTTCGAGcgcgccgccgccatggccgccgccggcggcggcagGAAGGCGCCCGGCTGGTGGTAGCACGGCGCCTGCAGCCTCCTGTACAGTAGTACATGCATACACATGCGTGCTCGATTGAATAGATAGCTGGATGGATGTGTGTATTTTTTTTACCAGTTTGACTTTTTTTTCTGGGTGTTTGTGGGCGCCCATGCGATGCGATCATGCgagtttttttagttttagtGAAGATGGAGGAGCGGCCGAGGAGGCCAGATTTGCTTCCAGCCTCTAGCTCTAGCTCAACATGTTCCCCAGCTTGCATGGTgatgatcgtgtgcgtcctgtaTGATCTGGTGGCCGATAGATCGCAGCCGTTAATTTGCTGCATCGATCAATGGATCATGGTTGTCAATTAACCTCTCCGATTGAAATGGGCGGATGAAATATTCGTGGTCAAGTTCTTGTGTTGAGCGAGTCATTCTGCTCTGCTTCCGTGATTTCGGATCATGTGTTACTGGTAACGGTGGTACCGAAAGCGACGTCCGTGGTGTATACTGAAAATAGTCCGTACAACCGGCGTGTTGGAAGGTACCGCAAGCTACTTCGTGTTGTCGAGTGTTGTGCTGGCATCCAATGGTGCTTGGTAAAAACAGTGCGCTGCTTTGTCTGCCATGGCACCGCTTTCAGGGCGTCCAATTTTTGCTGTGACAACTCTTTCAGATCCATGGGTCCATGGGCCGTTGGATGTTGATCGTACGGATAAAGTGGTAGTCATCACTATCAAAACAAAGGTGAAGTAGTACCCAGTAGAATAGATGGTACGTATCGGGGATCGCTTGGCTCTTGGTTGCTGGTGCACCTTTTAACACAACAATTAGTAATTTTGAAAATGGTCGAAAAACCCTGGAAATTGTTGGAAACAAACTAGATAAATCATTACACTCGCATAAAAAACTTGGGGACAAAACGACTTTCGTGATATGGTCCAGCAAAAAAGTCAAAAAAGTCTAAATCAGCACTATACTAGGCGTACTATTCACTCTATATTCTCTTGGACAATTTGTTTTTATGCTCATATTTTTTGACAACTGTTTTTTGTGGTCAAATTTTGTTTATGAGTAGGCCAATAAGTCAAGTTTGCACGACAAAATGTTTCAAAGATTTTTGACTTTTTCCTGAATTGCTAAATTTTCCCTCAATTTCTGTATAGGGTTCATCTACCACCAGGTTCACAGGGGTATTTTCCGTTGAAATATATACTAAGGCCTTCTTTGGTTGTTGGGTAGGAAAAAACCAGGGAAATCAACccggggggggggaggggggggggggggtttcctGTGCTCATGATATCCCTCCCACCACGTGGGAGATCTCCCCACAGCCCAGGTGTCCAAATGGCAAGAAGGGGGAGGGAAGGAAATACCTCAAATTAACACATATCATAACAGACTTTGCTACACATATAACAATAGATTTCTACAAAAATTCATAGCCTTCATACAAAATTCTATAGATAACAATGGACCATAGATAAGAATTCCACGAATAATTCTAAAAAAACAACACATATAAAATCTCAGAATTTATGTAAACTAGATTTTTAGGAATTATTACGACCAATAGCCATCAATTCACAAGGGTTCAGATACCGGTCGGTCCACATCTCATTCAGATCGAGCGTTGGTCGAAACCGTTTTCATGTGCCATCATCATTCAAATTTGTTCACGGCAACAAAAAAATGAATTATCACTTGCCATGTCCACGGCAAGAGATACTTTCGAATTAGAAGAACTGCAAAGCGGCGATCACTAGCCCTACTCAAGTCGTTTCTCCACTCCGCATCCTCATCGATATAAGGTACTGCATCTTGATGTTGACTGAACTACACAAAAAAATTAAGTTAGCACCAGTTCACAGTTTCAATAGACTATTTTTAGTACAAACGGATTAAGATG
The sequence above is a segment of the Aegilops tauschii subsp. strangulata cultivar AL8/78 chromosome 6, Aet v6.0, whole genome shotgun sequence genome. Coding sequences within it:
- the LOC109740580 gene encoding auxin-responsive protein SAUR36, whose translation is MMARRQRGFRLGRKLLGLWRRALCNRRRRGYARLQRCQLGAGAKPSHAAVGSAKQQQQLVVLPRERDEPRRMLGWGRSLARRMRLLPRRGERLLEDAGEATTPKGQVAVYVGGDEPGGESMRYVVPVVYFNHPLFGELLREAEEEFGFEHPGGITIPCAATRFERAAAMAAAGGGRKAPGWW